The following coding sequences lie in one Cyanobacterium sp. Dongsha4 genomic window:
- the cas10 gene encoding type III-B CRISPR-associated protein Cas10/Cmr2 — translation MAKPYWQSKIWGLLHDPILKALHNNTGRGSNSFWRQLGVMNNWVENGLNPEESSKKIMKHIKLADFLTSASDRGAIASVTAHIDYNDNGLQVSHLLSGEKLNLHIKSHQQLINNRQEYLSNQENQLLNQIPQDLRENQDDIEKTKELYWWLWRCLPEAVCQQLDDYSLLLSPAETRLPDSSIWNHGSLTSAMAGALTGYNLTTEELEGNWQKDKELSHPYLTAFTFSPIQELIKASRKMRDFWAGSWILHYLSAKVSWKLAQIYGADTLLYPSLFQQPLIDHWLLEKYPHFRQWIKQPDGRKLLTAGFPNVIILILPKEKVASAMETAKNELLNGWREVSALVLDDLQNNRYWMRELKAQSNTWKGWLDSQWQTYYVGVSIGKEGVELKSSEIFQDEQIVENPEEDQRWIDIQNQAYDLLGKQALFLEKELAFLQKAGKIRLETWKKYPSSANVGSWWASIFDQTRLALASVKNARSWEIPTAFGDRSTVSGIGSVVHPGDDWLSEGQSKLYWQHHAGLFDGREKLNATETVKRGLHKILPDLLNLTEEQINASYPDLTAGVAGYLKTGTEAEKEAKLTYFHQVCSYLNQKIIADHRQIPDTVTQAWGIPWIDNHDESDYHKYHPRFLNAGWLIEEFDTEEDISYRQELQREINQFYPQNNPADWYVLAAGDGDGMSEWLKGGKLGNYEDYIAPSLSEKMKNNPIAKEYKDFIKLRKRMGPSTHSALSRALLDFSNQLVPYLTEERYAGRLIYGGGDDVLAYGNLWEWDNWLWDLRQCFKGEADPHNEFDNEGDYWQWQNPDTIPNSVSPRPLFTMGKNATISFGIIIAHHSVPMAIALENMWEAEEEAKEHYYMKEGEKIAKDAVQVRVIYGNGNILKATAKFDTFQQWKQLLESNLDASIFELASNLWSSHPAPTKQAIKDWVISFSLNRNVDEDKQNEIRNCLTNFIENLWNTTSLNEINNEVQNWLKLASFMIRKREI, via the coding sequence GTGGCTAAACCATATTGGCAATCCAAGATTTGGGGATTACTTCATGATCCCATATTGAAAGCACTACACAACAACACAGGTAGAGGCTCAAACAGTTTTTGGCGACAGTTAGGAGTGATGAATAATTGGGTAGAAAATGGCTTAAATCCCGAAGAATCTTCAAAAAAAATCATGAAACATATCAAATTAGCAGATTTTCTTACTTCTGCTAGTGATAGAGGTGCGATCGCATCTGTGACTGCACATATAGATTATAATGATAATGGTTTACAAGTTTCACATCTTCTTTCAGGGGAAAAATTAAACCTACACATAAAATCACATCAACAACTAATTAATAATCGTCAAGAATATTTAAGCAATCAAGAAAATCAATTATTAAATCAAATACCCCAAGACTTAAGGGAAAATCAAGACGACATCGAAAAAACCAAAGAATTATACTGGTGGTTATGGCGTTGCCTACCCGAAGCAGTTTGCCAACAACTTGACGACTATAGTTTACTCTTATCTCCTGCCGAAACCCGTTTACCCGATAGCAGTATTTGGAATCACGGCAGTTTAACCTCTGCTATGGCAGGGGCATTAACAGGATATAATTTAACTACGGAGGAATTGGAAGGCAACTGGCAAAAAGACAAAGAATTATCTCATCCTTACCTAACTGCCTTTACCTTTTCTCCCATCCAAGAATTAATCAAAGCCAGTCGTAAAATGCGAGATTTTTGGGCTGGTTCATGGATTTTACACTATCTTAGTGCTAAAGTGAGTTGGAAATTAGCACAAATTTACGGTGCAGATACCCTACTTTATCCCAGTTTATTTCAACAACCCTTAATAGATCATTGGTTACTGGAAAAATATCCTCATTTTCGTCAATGGATAAAACAACCCGATGGGAGAAAACTCTTAACAGCAGGTTTTCCCAATGTGATTATCTTAATCTTACCCAAAGAAAAAGTTGCTTCCGCTATGGAAACCGCAAAAAATGAATTATTAAACGGTTGGCGAGAAGTTAGCGCCTTAGTCTTAGATGATTTGCAGAATAATCGCTATTGGATGAGGGAGTTAAAAGCGCAAAGCAACACTTGGAAAGGTTGGTTAGATTCTCAATGGCAAACTTATTATGTCGGTGTATCCATTGGTAAAGAAGGAGTAGAATTAAAAAGTAGTGAAATCTTCCAAGATGAGCAAATAGTCGAAAATCCAGAAGAAGATCAAAGATGGATTGATATTCAAAATCAGGCTTATGATTTACTCGGTAAACAGGCTTTATTTTTAGAAAAAGAATTAGCCTTCTTGCAAAAAGCAGGAAAAATTCGCTTAGAAACTTGGAAAAAATATCCTTCTAGTGCTAATGTTGGTTCATGGTGGGCTAGTATCTTTGATCAAACTCGCCTTGCTTTAGCATCGGTAAAAAATGCCCGTAGTTGGGAAATACCAACTGCTTTTGGAGACAGATCAACTGTATCAGGTATAGGCTCAGTAGTACATCCGGGAGATGATTGGTTAAGCGAAGGGCAAAGTAAGTTATATTGGCAACATCACGCAGGATTGTTTGATGGTAGGGAAAAACTGAATGCCACAGAAACGGTAAAAAGAGGTTTACATAAAATTTTACCAGACTTGTTAAACTTGACAGAGGAGCAAATTAACGCCTCTTATCCAGATTTAACCGCAGGAGTTGCAGGATATTTAAAAACAGGCACAGAAGCGGAAAAAGAAGCAAAATTAACCTATTTTCATCAAGTTTGCTCTTATCTTAATCAAAAAATCATCGCTGATCACCGACAAATTCCCGACACTGTAACCCAAGCATGGGGTATTCCTTGGATTGATAATCATGATGAGAGTGACTACCACAAATATCATCCTCGTTTTCTCAATGCTGGTTGGTTAATAGAGGAGTTTGACACAGAAGAAGATATTAGCTACCGACAGGAATTGCAGAGGGAAATCAATCAATTTTATCCTCAGAATAATCCTGCTGACTGGTATGTTTTAGCCGCAGGGGATGGGGATGGTATGAGTGAATGGTTAAAGGGAGGCAAATTAGGCAACTATGAAGACTATATTGCCCCTAGTTTGTCGGAAAAAATGAAAAATAATCCTATTGCTAAAGAATATAAAGATTTTATCAAACTTCGCAAAAGAATGGGACCTTCTACCCATAGTGCGTTAAGTCGTGCCTTATTGGACTTTTCTAATCAATTAGTGCCTTATTTAACCGAAGAAAGATATGCAGGAAGGCTTATTTATGGTGGTGGGGATGATGTCTTAGCATACGGTAATCTTTGGGAGTGGGATAATTGGTTATGGGATTTACGTCAATGTTTCAAAGGTGAAGCTGATCCTCACAACGAATTTGATAATGAGGGGGATTACTGGCAGTGGCAAAATCCAGACACCATCCCTAATTCTGTTTCTCCTCGCCCGTTATTTACTATGGGCAAAAACGCTACTATTAGTTTTGGTATCATTATAGCTCATCATTCTGTACCAATGGCGATCGCACTTGAGAATATGTGGGAAGCAGAAGAAGAAGCTAAAGAACATTATTACATGAAAGAGGGGGAAAAAATTGCTAAGGATGCGGTGCAAGTAAGGGTTATTTATGGTAACGGAAATATTTTGAAAGCTACCGCCAAATTTGATACTTTTCAACAATGGAAACAACTACTTGAATCTAACTTAGATGCTAGTATTTTTGAATTAGCTAGTAATTTATGGTCATCTCATCCCGCACCTACAA